Proteins found in one Paraburkholderia caballeronis genomic segment:
- a CDS encoding FecR family protein produces the protein MDEADDLFVSLAFGSGHEKAQARSALEQWAGQDPARLQYLATHEAVDREVDSHSADLRRQYVRHVEAVAQPSGTMAGRRAATWGASAVVLGALVTAAWVVNPVLSSQSFSSAIGEQADVELDDGSRVLLNTDTAGVFENRLRSREVRLQHGEALFSVVHGRLRPFAVLAGDASVRDIGTRFSVRTVPAGVVVAVLEGRVELALAGAAAPVTLDANQAARTDGTQIVAIPGSQPVEALVSWKDRRLQFDGTPLADVVRELQRYRKTTIVLADANAAAYRVTGGFSSVDPDLLLKTLPGVVPVTVRFQQDGTAVIASRR, from the coding sequence ATGGATGAAGCCGACGACCTTTTCGTATCGCTCGCATTCGGCAGCGGTCACGAAAAGGCGCAGGCCCGTTCTGCGCTGGAACAGTGGGCCGGGCAGGACCCGGCCCGGCTGCAGTATCTCGCGACCCACGAAGCGGTCGATCGCGAGGTCGATTCGCACTCGGCCGACCTGCGCAGGCAGTACGTGCGTCACGTCGAGGCCGTGGCGCAGCCGTCGGGGACGATGGCCGGACGGCGCGCGGCGACCTGGGGTGCATCCGCCGTCGTGCTTGGCGCGCTCGTCACCGCGGCGTGGGTCGTCAATCCGGTGCTGTCGTCGCAATCCTTTTCGTCCGCGATCGGCGAGCAGGCCGACGTCGAACTCGATGACGGCAGCCGGGTGCTGCTGAACACCGATACCGCCGGCGTGTTCGAGAACCGGTTGCGGTCTCGCGAAGTGCGGCTGCAACACGGCGAGGCGCTGTTCTCGGTCGTGCATGGGCGGCTGCGGCCGTTCGCGGTGCTGGCCGGCGACGCGAGCGTGCGCGACATCGGCACGCGTTTCTCGGTGCGCACCGTACCGGCCGGCGTGGTCGTCGCGGTGCTCGAAGGACGCGTCGAGCTTGCGCTCGCCGGCGCCGCCGCGCCGGTCACGCTGGACGCGAACCAGGCGGCCAGGACCGACGGCACGCAGATCGTCGCGATACCCGGCAGCCAGCCGGTCGAGGCGCTCGTCAGCTGGAAGGACCGGCGGCTGCAGTTCGACGGCACGCCGCTCGCGGACGTCGTCCGCGAACTGCAGCGCTACCGGAAAACGACGATCGTGCTCGCGGATGCGAACGCCGCGGCATATCGCGTGACCGGCGGCTTTTCGAGCGTCGATCCCGATCTGCTGCTGAAGACGCTGCCGGGCGTCGTCCCCGTCACGGTCCGGTTCCAGCAGGACGGCACGGCCGTCATCGCGTCCCGCCGCTAG
- a CDS encoding RNA polymerase sigma factor, which translates to MSSLIEELLRGYADLRRYLARELNADDAADIAQSSFEQALTYTRQHDVQSPAGLVFSISRNLQIDAARRRRSLPQLSVEDAGIEVDQIGASDVTPEREYAGRQRLERLIQAIDGLAPRCREAFVLCKFHGLSYEEAAEEMGISATVVKKYLVQALKDCRSVLL; encoded by the coding sequence ATGAGCAGCCTCATAGAAGAACTATTGCGGGGTTACGCCGATCTGCGGCGCTATCTGGCGCGGGAGTTGAACGCGGACGATGCCGCCGACATCGCACAGTCGTCGTTCGAGCAGGCGCTGACCTACACCCGGCAGCACGACGTGCAGTCGCCGGCCGGCCTCGTGTTCAGCATCTCGCGGAACCTGCAGATCGACGCCGCGCGTCGCCGGCGGAGCCTGCCGCAGCTATCGGTCGAAGACGCCGGCATCGAAGTCGATCAGATCGGCGCGTCGGACGTGACGCCGGAGCGCGAGTACGCGGGCCGCCAGCGGCTGGAGCGGCTGATCCAGGCGATCGACGGGCTCGCGCCGCGCTGCCGCGAGGCGTTCGTGCTGTGCAAGTTCCACGGCCTGTCGTACGAGGAGGCGGCCGAGGAAATGGGCATCAGCGCGACGGTCGTGAAGAAGTATCTGGTCCAGGCGCTGAAGGATTGTCGCAGTGTGCTGCTGTAA
- a CDS encoding MotA/TolQ/ExbB proton channel family protein codes for MNVGIWEMWDRGDVISHGIAVVLIVMSIASWAVLLYKVAQLLRMKAQGALVARRFWKAESLEDGAAQLGKPSEGNPYQRLVEAAREARKRHDDASLQEALSPDEWLQRCLGVAFEEQAGRMATGLGVLASVGSTAPFVGLFGTVWGIYHALLGISAAGQSSLAQVAGPVGEALVMTALGLFVAIPAVLGYNAVSRGNRSVLHRLARFRHELHAYLISGERRRADAKRRPTHHELVAAGEC; via the coding sequence ATGAATGTCGGTATCTGGGAAATGTGGGACCGCGGCGATGTGATCTCCCACGGGATCGCGGTGGTGCTGATCGTGATGTCGATCGCGTCGTGGGCCGTGCTGCTCTACAAGGTCGCGCAACTGCTGCGGATGAAGGCGCAGGGCGCGCTCGTCGCGCGGCGCTTCTGGAAGGCGGAATCGCTGGAGGACGGCGCGGCGCAGCTCGGCAAGCCGAGCGAGGGCAATCCGTACCAGCGGCTCGTCGAGGCCGCGCGCGAGGCGCGCAAGCGTCACGACGATGCGTCGCTGCAGGAGGCGCTGTCGCCGGACGAATGGCTCCAGCGATGCCTCGGCGTCGCATTCGAGGAGCAGGCGGGCCGGATGGCGACCGGGCTCGGCGTGCTTGCGTCGGTCGGCAGCACCGCGCCGTTCGTCGGCCTGTTCGGCACCGTGTGGGGCATCTATCACGCGCTGCTCGGCATCAGCGCGGCGGGGCAGTCGAGTCTCGCGCAGGTCGCGGGGCCGGTCGGCGAGGCGCTCGTGATGACCGCGCTCGGCCTGTTCGTCGCGATTCCGGCCGTGCTCGGCTACAACGCGGTGTCGCGCGGCAACCGCAGCGTGCTGCATCGGCTCGCGCGCTTTCGTCACGAACTGCACGCGTATCTGATCAGCGGCGAGCGGCGCCGGGCCGACGCGAAGCGCCGGCCCACGCATCACGAACTCGTCGCGGCCGGGGAGTGCTGA
- a CDS encoding energy transducer TonB, which translates to MLLHVGALVACLNVYTRIGQRSAAAPGSGLRVTLVAATPAPPAPVTPPAPQPVKRTPPPRRAPVLATRSPSPRTVAAPAPEPEVAPPSPVPVAATPPQPSAPAQPAAAAPQPPSLALPGADSIKDVGRVSCDIPRPVYPPRARRLGHEGSVVLRVTIDPAGRITQADVSRGSGFDELDAAAQRAIVAGRCEPYVDNGAAIAVHALQQLDFRLDD; encoded by the coding sequence GTGCTGCTTCACGTCGGCGCGTTGGTGGCCTGCCTGAACGTGTACACGCGGATCGGCCAGCGCAGCGCCGCCGCGCCGGGTTCCGGCCTGCGCGTGACGCTGGTGGCGGCGACGCCCGCACCGCCCGCGCCCGTGACGCCGCCCGCCCCGCAGCCCGTGAAGCGGACCCCGCCGCCGCGCCGCGCGCCGGTGCTCGCGACGCGCAGCCCGAGTCCCCGCACGGTGGCCGCGCCCGCGCCGGAACCCGAGGTCGCGCCGCCGTCGCCGGTTCCGGTCGCGGCTACGCCGCCGCAGCCGTCGGCTCCCGCGCAGCCGGCCGCCGCCGCGCCGCAGCCGCCGTCGCTCGCGCTGCCGGGCGCGGACAGCATCAAGGACGTCGGCCGCGTGTCGTGCGACATCCCGAGGCCGGTTTATCCGCCGCGCGCCAGGCGCCTCGGTCACGAAGGCAGCGTCGTGCTGCGCGTGACGATCGATCCGGCCGGCCGGATCACGCAGGCCGACGTGAGCCGCGGCAGCGGCTTCGACGAACTCGACGCCGCCGCGCAGCGCGCGATCGTCGCCGGCCGCTGCGAACCTTACGTGGACAACGGCGCCGCAATCGCCGTCCACGCGCTGCAACAGCTCGACTTCCGTCTGGATGACTGA
- a CDS encoding TonB-dependent siderophore receptor, with product MPAFAQSAIELPAQPLANALSQLARNAGVNILAPDSLVAGRDASALSGRMTVRDALERLLRGTGLQVEQRDDKTYVIVAPQSSAPKKPAPKADAVLPTITVSGSAFAEERGFVASSTTTATRTDTPIALTAQSIQVVTQDQLRSQQTQSVTDALNMVSGVTAKNSGSGSPSVQVRGFNAPTMVNGSRDTGSSNSLNTPMAGIDRIEVLKGADSILSGQMNPGGVVNVTLKEPTAEPVRELTVQTGSYGQMLGAIDLGGPLTQDRSLTYRFVLSGERTSSSFGDYGGSKNLYVAPSIGWKSGGTEVVVGYRHQVQDQPAVPVTMLDMNGPTSLTGRPTPLANTLLQSDALSVRFTQKLGTLFQFESKSQYQSSSQKVDHFFAPIGSMGDSLLYAVSAGEQRSFGFDTDNHMQAKFSIGPVKQTLLAGFDYSEYWTDSNQFSSIAFAPFPTPVLPIDVDGRQYTDYLKQYATNAYLQDQLTWGRLHVLASIARGTAWGTNVASVSAWSPNFGVLYELTDNVSIYANALRSFTPQIGQQLLGGGTPPPTMGRSVEAGFKFNFLDDRLNMTVAAFRSAVSNQLISIPGSTFYTLGGGQVTRGIEASVTGRVMPGLNVAVNYTYSAEQQTSDGTSLTPRHSGSLWATYDLQGEQWHGWGAGVGLQARSRYQIGGFGYPIPGQMQTDMTLYYKAKQWSATLGVKNLFDRVLYQSQAFGAYVGLQTERVFYLTGRYNF from the coding sequence GTGCCGGCTTTCGCGCAGTCCGCGATCGAGCTGCCGGCGCAGCCGCTCGCCAATGCGCTGTCGCAACTGGCGCGCAATGCGGGCGTCAACATCCTCGCGCCCGACAGCCTGGTCGCCGGCCGCGATGCGTCGGCGCTGTCCGGGCGGATGACGGTGCGCGACGCGCTCGAACGGCTGCTGCGCGGCACCGGCCTGCAGGTCGAGCAGCGCGACGACAAGACCTATGTGATCGTCGCGCCGCAATCGTCCGCGCCGAAGAAGCCGGCGCCCAAAGCGGACGCCGTGCTGCCGACGATCACCGTGAGCGGCAGCGCGTTCGCGGAGGAGCGCGGGTTCGTCGCCAGCTCGACGACCACAGCGACGCGCACCGACACGCCGATCGCGCTGACCGCGCAGTCGATCCAGGTGGTCACGCAGGATCAATTGCGCAGCCAGCAGACGCAGTCGGTCACGGACGCGCTCAACATGGTGAGCGGCGTCACCGCGAAGAACTCCGGCAGCGGCTCGCCGTCCGTGCAGGTTCGCGGGTTCAACGCGCCGACGATGGTCAACGGCTCGCGCGACACCGGCTCCAGCAACTCGCTGAACACGCCGATGGCCGGCATCGACCGGATCGAGGTGCTGAAGGGCGCCGATTCGATCCTGTCCGGGCAGATGAATCCCGGCGGCGTCGTGAACGTGACGCTGAAGGAGCCGACCGCCGAGCCCGTGCGCGAACTGACCGTGCAGACCGGCTCGTATGGCCAGATGCTCGGCGCGATCGATCTCGGCGGACCGCTGACGCAGGACCGCAGCCTCACGTACCGCTTCGTGCTGTCCGGCGAGCGGACCAGCAGCAGCTTCGGCGACTACGGCGGCAGCAAGAACCTGTACGTCGCGCCGTCGATCGGCTGGAAGTCGGGCGGCACCGAGGTCGTCGTCGGCTACCGGCATCAGGTGCAGGACCAGCCAGCGGTGCCGGTCACGATGCTCGACATGAACGGCCCGACGTCGCTGACGGGGCGGCCCACGCCGCTCGCGAATACGCTGCTCCAGTCGGATGCGCTGTCGGTCAGGTTCACGCAGAAGCTGGGGACGCTCTTCCAGTTCGAGAGCAAGTCGCAGTATCAGTCGTCGAGCCAGAAGGTCGATCACTTCTTCGCGCCGATCGGCAGCATGGGGGATTCGCTGCTCTATGCGGTGAGCGCCGGCGAGCAACGCTCGTTCGGTTTCGACACCGACAATCACATGCAGGCGAAATTCTCGATCGGGCCGGTGAAGCAGACGCTGCTGGCGGGTTTCGACTACAGCGAATACTGGACGGACTCGAACCAGTTCAGCAGCATCGCGTTCGCGCCGTTCCCGACGCCCGTCCTGCCGATCGACGTCGACGGCCGGCAATACACCGATTACCTGAAGCAGTACGCGACCAACGCCTATTTGCAGGATCAACTGACGTGGGGGCGGCTGCACGTGCTCGCCAGCATCGCGCGCGGCACCGCGTGGGGGACGAACGTCGCGTCCGTTTCCGCCTGGTCGCCGAACTTCGGCGTGCTGTACGAGCTGACCGACAACGTGTCCATCTATGCGAACGCGCTGCGCAGCTTCACGCCGCAGATCGGCCAGCAACTGCTGGGCGGCGGCACGCCGCCGCCGACGATGGGACGCTCCGTCGAAGCCGGCTTCAAGTTCAACTTTCTCGACGACCGCCTGAACATGACCGTCGCCGCGTTTCGCAGCGCCGTGTCGAACCAGTTGATCTCGATCCCCGGCTCGACGTTCTACACGCTCGGCGGCGGCCAGGTGACGCGCGGCATCGAGGCGAGCGTGACCGGGCGCGTGATGCCGGGGCTGAACGTCGCCGTGAACTACACCTATAGCGCGGAGCAGCAGACGTCGGACGGCACGAGCCTCACGCCGCGCCACAGCGGCAGCCTGTGGGCCACGTATGACCTGCAAGGCGAGCAATGGCACGGCTGGGGGGCGGGCGTCGGCCTCCAGGCGCGCAGCCGTTACCAGATCGGCGGCTTCGGTTACCCGATCCCCGGCCAGATGCAGACCGACATGACGCTTTACTACAAGGCGAAGCAATGGTCGGCCACGCTCGGCGTGAAGAACCTGTTCGACCGCGTGCTGTACCAGAGCCAGGCGTTCGGCGCATACGTCGGATTGCAGACGGAGCGGGTGTTCTACCTGACCGGCCGCTACAACTTCTAG
- the ssuD gene encoding FMNH2-dependent alkanesulfonate monooxygenase encodes MSLDIFWFLPTSGDTRYLGKSDSGRAPTNAYMRQIAITAEELGYDGLLIPTGSSCLDPWVTAASLVPVTKRIKLLVALRTALSGPTVSARQAATLDQALNGRLLLNVVPGGDAAELAADGIFLDHDERYAAAGEFLSVWRDLLAGKTVDFDGDHVHVQHARNYFAPVQRPHPPLYFGGSSPAAHELAAEHVDAYLTWGEPPAAVAEKFADVQRRAQQRGRKLKLGVRLHVIVRETADEAWAAADRLISKLDDDDIRRAQEHYAQMDSIGQRRMAELHGGRRDKLEISPNLWAGIGLVRGGAGTALVGDPQTVAARLQEYVDAGADSFVLSGYPHLEESIRFAELVFPLLPGKRPVTSGNRAQTGGAFDGGSIQSPDERARETEPA; translated from the coding sequence ATGAGCCTCGATATCTTCTGGTTTCTGCCGACGTCGGGCGACACGCGTTATCTCGGCAAGTCCGATTCCGGCCGCGCGCCGACCAACGCCTACATGCGGCAGATCGCGATCACCGCGGAAGAACTCGGCTACGACGGCCTGCTGATTCCCACCGGCAGCAGTTGCCTCGACCCGTGGGTCACCGCCGCGAGCCTCGTGCCGGTGACGAAGCGCATCAAGCTGCTCGTCGCGCTGCGCACGGCGCTGAGCGGCCCGACGGTCAGCGCGCGCCAGGCGGCGACGCTCGACCAGGCGCTGAACGGCCGGCTGCTGCTGAACGTCGTGCCGGGCGGCGACGCGGCGGAACTCGCAGCCGACGGCATCTTTCTCGACCACGACGAACGTTATGCGGCGGCCGGCGAATTCCTCAGCGTGTGGCGCGACCTGCTCGCCGGCAAGACCGTGGACTTCGACGGCGACCACGTCCACGTGCAGCACGCGCGCAACTACTTCGCGCCGGTGCAGCGGCCGCATCCGCCGCTGTACTTCGGCGGCTCGTCGCCGGCCGCGCACGAACTCGCGGCGGAACACGTCGATGCGTATCTGACGTGGGGCGAGCCGCCGGCCGCCGTCGCCGAAAAGTTCGCGGACGTGCAGCGGCGCGCGCAGCAGCGCGGCCGCAAGCTCAAACTCGGCGTGCGGCTGCACGTGATCGTCCGCGAGACGGCCGACGAAGCGTGGGCAGCGGCGGACCGGCTGATCAGCAAACTGGACGACGACGATATCCGCCGCGCACAGGAGCACTACGCGCAAATGGACTCGATCGGTCAGCGGCGGATGGCCGAACTGCATGGCGGCCGGCGCGACAAGCTCGAAATCAGCCCGAACCTGTGGGCCGGGATCGGGCTCGTGCGCGGCGGCGCGGGAACGGCGCTGGTCGGCGATCCGCAGACGGTGGCCGCGCGATTGCAGGAATACGTGGACGCCGGCGCGGACAGCTTCGTGCTGTCTGGTTATCCGCACCTCGAAGAGTCGATCCGCTTCGCCGAACTCGTGTTCCCGCTGCTGCCGGGCAAGCGGCCGGTGACGTCGGGCAATCGCGCGCAGACCGGCGGCGCGTTCGACGGAGGCTCGATCCAGTCGCCGGACGAACGCGCGCGCGAGACGGAGCCGGCGTGA